In Apium graveolens cultivar Ventura chromosome 10, ASM990537v1, whole genome shotgun sequence, the following are encoded in one genomic region:
- the LOC141693052 gene encoding kinesin-like protein KIN-5D, with protein sequence MSTSRKRVNASSSSSQTSRSSDKPTRDLRSSKGNLSFKHEKDGVNVQVVLRCRPLSNEEMKAKTPVAVSCNELKRDVTVFQNTGTKQINKTFVFDKVFDSNCKQKDLYDQVVAPIVNEALEGYNCTIFAYGQTGTGKTYTMQGEGRKDGGGIHMDAGVIPRAVQQVFDILEAQKADYNIKVSFIELYNEEVTDLLAPDEGLKCSDGRIKKPVALMEHGKGAVFVKGLEEEVVYTADEIFNILEKGTAKKCIAETDVNKQSNRSHSLFTVTIHIKECSSEGVELIKCGKLNLVDLAGSENILRSGAKEGRAREAGEINKSLLTLGRVINALVENSGHVPYRDSKLTRLLRDSLGGKTKTCIIATVSPSINCLDETLCSLDYAHRAKNIKNRPEVNQKVIKSAMIKDLYTKIDRLKQELHVTREKNGIYIPHDCYQSEEAAKKEMAEKLERMELNLEFKDKQLIELQELYIYQQQLTDNLKDNLERVQRQLEESKHAFFDLEKSCRQANDTVKEKDYLIYNVLSSEKALTERAFELRADLETASSELSRLFAQIERKDNMENGNKALIQSFHTQLAQQLEILHSVVEVSVKKQQKQLKDIEINADYFVSDKDKATEELRVQLRKLKDIYGSGIKSLSNLAGELDGSSQLTFNNISSESSKQSSTFEDLIKEVSSEANAVLNDFQSSLTSQEQTIASYLEQQHEHHAKTYQTTQTVSRTILNFCKMLSTYISKLTLIVEEEQKIDDQKLFALKKNYEEYADCEERQLLNMVAELLASSNARKKKLVQTAADDLRDSSTSRTSKLQEEMSNIQSCTCSAQEECTSYTSKTERQYLEDTATMNIAKDKMDNGFMLCMKKAKTVSERWNQAYESLLRQQRSNVDSIDSIIKVGKESNQKLYAHLSTVALSTLEEADTANNNSLSYIEYLLGLDHKACQNINSLTDPCQEDLTDMKSAHSQKIVEIREISEKCLVNEYMVAENHSCPTTVKTYNLPSMASIQELRTPAFEELLNIFRGADYSIKQPNRNPEAAATAAIKSLDSTYPLTATN encoded by the exons ATGTCGACTTCACGGAAGAGGGTGAATGCAAGTTCCTCTTCGTCTCAGACTTCACGGTCAAGTGATAAGCCAACCAGAGATTTACGATCAAGCAAGGGAAACTTGAGTTTTAAGCATGAAAAAGACGGAGTTAATGTGCAGGTTGTGTTGCGTTGCAG GCCCTTGAGCAATGAGGAGATGAAGGCAAAGACGCCGGTGGCTGTTTCCTGTAATGAACTTAAAAGAGATGTCACGGTATTCCAAAACACTGGAACCAAACAGATTAATAAGACATTTGTGTTTGACAAG GTATTTGATTCAAATTGCAAACAAAAAGACTTGTATGATCAAGTTGTTGCTCCTATAGTTAATGAAGCTCTAGAGGGCTATAATTGCACTATCTTTGCATATGGTCAGACTGGAACCGGAAAGACTTACACGATGCAAGGTGAAGGAAGAAAAGATGGG GGAGGAATACATATGGATGCAGGGGTCATTCCGAGAGCTGTACAGCAAGTTTTTGACATCCTTGAAGCTCAGAAGGCTGACTACAACATAAAAGTGTCGTTTATAGAGCTCTACAATGAGGAGGTAACAGATCTTCTTGCACCAGATGAGGGACTGAAGTGCTCTGATGGCAGAATAAAGAAGCCAGTAGCTCTTATGGAACATGGCAAAGGGGCTGTGTTTGTTAAAGGCCTTGAAGAGGAGGTAGTATACACTGCAGATGAAATATTTAATATATTGGAGAAAGGGACCGCAAAAAAGTGTATTGCAGAGACAGATGTTAACAAACAAAGTAACCGCTCTCACTCTTTATTTACTGTCACAATTCATATCAAGGAATGTAGTTCAGAAGGAGTTGAGCTTATCAAATGTGGAAAACTAAATCTCGTTGATCTTGCTGGTTCTGAGAATATACTCCGCTCTGGAGCAAAAGAG GGACGAGCAAGGGAAGCTGGCGAAATCAACAAGAGTCTCCTTACACTTGGTCGGGTTATCAATGCACTAGTTGAGAACTCGGGACATGTTCCATACAG GGACAGCAAATTAACTAGGTTGCTGAGAGATTCCTTAGGAGGAAAAACTAAGACATGCATAATTGCCACAGTTTCACCATCTATAAACTGTCTGGACGAGACACTCTGTAGTCTTGATTACGCACACCGTGCTAAAAACATCAAAAATCGGCCAGAG GTTAATCAAAAGGTGATTAAATCAGCAATGATCAAAGATCTGTACACAAAGATAGACCGTCTTAAACAAG AATTACATGTTACAAGGGAGAAAAATGGAATCTATATCCCGCATGATTGTTATCAGAGTGAAGAAGCTGCCAAGAAG GAAATGGCTGAGAAATTAGAGCGCATGGAGCTTAATTTAGAGTTTAAAGACAAG CAACTAATAGAGCTTCAAGAACTCTACATTTATCAACAACAGTTAACAGACAACTTGAAAGATAATCTTGAGAGGGTTCAG AGACAACTTGAGGAAAGTAAACATGCTTTCTTTGATCTCGAAAAAAGTTGCAGACAAGCCAATGATACAGTTAAAGAGAAGGATTACTTGATATATAATGTCCTTAGTTCTG AAAAAGCTCTTACTGAACGAGCATTTGAGCTTCGAGCTGATCTGGAGACTGCATCATCCGAGCTATCCAGATTGTTTGCGCAAATTG AAAGGAAGGACAATATGGAAAATGGAAATAAAGCTCTAATCCAAAGCTTCCATACTCAGTTAGCTCAGCAGCTTGAGATTTTACACAGTGTTGTTGAAGTATCCGTTAAAAAGCAACAAAAGCAATTGAAAGATATTGAAATAAATGCAGATTATTTTGTCTCAGATAAGGATAAG GCAACTGAAGAGCTGCGCGTACAACTTAGAAAGCTAAAAGACATATATGGATCTGGTATTAAGTCATTATCGAATTTAGCTGGTGAACTTGATGGATCTTCCCAATTAACCTTCAACAATATAAGCTCAGAATCTTCAAAACAGTCTTCAACTTTTGAAGAT CTAATTAAAGAGGTCTCATCAGAggccaatgcagtgctcaatgATTTCCAGAGTAGCCTCACTAGTCAAGAGCAAACTATTGCATCATATTTAGAGCAACAACATGAG CATCATGCCAAAACGTACCAGACAACTCAAACAGTTTCGAGAACTATATTGAATTTCTGCAAAATGCTTAGCACATACATCTCTAAATTAACTCTAATTGTCGAAGAAGAACAAAAAATTGATGATCAGAAGTTATTTGCTCTTAAGAAGAACTACGAG GAGTATGCTGATTGTGAAGAAAGGCAACTATTAAACATGGTTGCAGAGCTTTTAGCAAGTTCAAATGCTAGGAAAAAGAAATTG GTACAAACAGCAGCAGATGACCTTCGGGACAGTTCCACTAGTAGAACAAGCAAGCTTCAAGAGGAAATGTCAAACATCCAAAGTTGCACATGTTCTGCACAAGAAGAATGTACAAGTTATACAAGTAAAACTGAGAGACAATATCTCGAAGATACTGCCACAATGAATATTGCGAAGGATAAGATGGATAATGGCTTTATGTTATG CATGAAGAAGGCAAAAACAGTTTCAGAACGATGGAACCAGGCATATGAATCCCTCCTCCGCCAGCAAAGAAGCAATGTCGACTCCATTGATTCCATCATCAA AGTTGGCAAGGAATCCAATCAAAAATTGTATGCTCATCTCTCCACGGTTGCACTTTCCACACTTGAGGAAGCTGATACTGCCAACAACAATTCCCTTTCTTACATTGAGT ATTTACTGGGCCTTGATCATAAAGCATGTCAGAATATTAATTCCCTTACAGATCCCTGTCAAGAGGATTTGACAGACATGAAAAGTGCACATTCTCAAAAAATTGTTGAGATTAGAGAAATTTCAGAGAAGTGCCTAGTAAATGAATACATGGTG GCGGAAAATCATTCTTGTCCGACAACAGTTAAAACATATAATCTTCCTAGCATGGCATCCATACAAGAGCTCAGGACTCCTGCATTTGAAGAGCTTCTAAATATTTTCAGAGGAGCTGATTATTCAATTAAACAACCAAATCGGAACCCGGAGGCTGCTGCTACTGCTGCAATCAAATCCTTAGACTCCACATATCCTCTTACTGCTACAAATTAA